One genomic window of Actinomycetota bacterium includes the following:
- the glyS gene encoding glycine--tRNA ligase subunit beta — translation MAGGGARDLLLEIGTEELPWGAVQDGRRQLRDNLLSILERERLGHGEIHVYSTPRRLAALVEDLAERQADYQEMVKGPQRSAAFDERGNPTAAAEGFARARGVRVEDLVVRETEKGEFVFAVVREEGRKTLEILPGLVEEVLRSFSFRKSMRWGEGEFRFARPVRWLVVLYGTEVVPVEFEGLRAGRLTRGHRFLSSGEVEVALPRDYVEVLRRARVLADEEERRKSILEGVEEALSSQGLRAVPAGETLDEVVDLVEYPYVILGSFEERFLQLPREVLETAMQEHQRYFPVEGEDGRLAPAFLVVHNGDPEREDIIRRGHERVLRARLEDASFFYQEDLKRTLEDRLPDLRSVVWQARLGSLYDKSLRLADLCEEVCRSAHLPEETAEKARRAALLCKADLVTSMVVEFTSLQGVMGRIYALAAGEDGETAAAIEEHYLPRFAGDRLPETLPGAVLCLAEKVDNLTGCFGVGLIPSGSEDPYALRRQAVAVLSVVAKAGLHLDFASLLAVAAERFGFARPDAVAGEVGEFCRQRWRQALIGEGFDYDLVAAVLDLALRDPCEARLRLEALQEARNRGLLQRAYTGFERCYNLSSRSEAAELDVDLLREEAERNLYSKLTWAQDPLRGYLDAGEYQAALGVLLELAPDIDRFFSEIFVMGEDRRLRDNRLALLKKVASLFLEFADFTQVVTEGER, via the coding sequence ATGGCCGGGGGAGGAGCCAGGGACCTTCTCCTGGAGATAGGGACCGAGGAACTTCCCTGGGGAGCGGTCCAGGACGGGAGGAGGCAGCTCCGGGACAACCTCCTCTCCATCCTGGAAAGGGAACGCCTCGGACACGGGGAGATCCACGTTTATTCCACGCCGCGGCGCCTGGCCGCCCTGGTGGAAGACCTGGCGGAGAGGCAGGCTGATTACCAGGAAATGGTAAAGGGTCCGCAGCGTTCCGCGGCCTTCGACGAGCGGGGGAATCCCACCGCTGCCGCGGAGGGCTTCGCGCGCGCCCGGGGCGTGCGGGTCGAGGACCTGGTGGTAAGGGAGACGGAGAAGGGGGAGTTCGTCTTCGCCGTGGTCCGGGAGGAGGGGAGGAAGACCCTGGAAATCCTCCCCGGGCTGGTGGAGGAGGTGCTCCGCTCCTTCTCCTTCCGAAAGTCCATGCGCTGGGGGGAGGGGGAGTTCCGCTTCGCCCGTCCAGTCCGCTGGCTGGTGGTCCTCTACGGGACGGAGGTGGTCCCCGTGGAGTTCGAGGGCCTGCGGGCGGGAAGGCTGACCAGGGGACACCGCTTCCTTTCATCCGGGGAGGTGGAGGTGGCACTTCCCCGCGACTACGTGGAGGTTCTGCGCCGGGCCCGCGTGCTGGCGGACGAGGAGGAGCGCCGGAAGTCCATACTCGAGGGCGTGGAGGAAGCCCTCTCCTCGCAAGGCCTGCGCGCCGTCCCCGCCGGCGAGACCCTGGACGAGGTGGTGGACCTGGTGGAATACCCCTACGTAATCCTGGGAAGCTTCGAGGAGCGCTTCCTCCAGCTCCCGCGCGAGGTCCTGGAGACGGCCATGCAGGAGCACCAACGCTACTTCCCGGTGGAGGGAGAGGACGGGCGGCTGGCTCCCGCCTTCCTGGTGGTGCACAACGGGGATCCCGAAAGGGAGGATATCATCCGGAGAGGGCACGAGAGGGTGCTGCGGGCGCGCCTGGAGGATGCTTCCTTTTTCTACCAGGAAGACCTGAAGCGGACCCTCGAGGACCGCCTGCCGGACCTGAGATCGGTGGTCTGGCAGGCCAGGCTGGGCAGCCTCTACGACAAGTCCCTGCGCCTGGCCGACCTGTGCGAGGAGGTCTGCCGCTCCGCCCACCTCCCCGAGGAGACGGCGGAGAAGGCCCGGAGGGCGGCCCTGCTGTGCAAGGCCGACCTAGTGACCTCCATGGTGGTCGAGTTCACCTCCCTGCAGGGCGTCATGGGGCGCATCTACGCCCTGGCGGCGGGTGAGGACGGGGAGACGGCCGCGGCCATCGAGGAGCATTACCTGCCCCGCTTCGCCGGGGACCGCCTCCCGGAAACCCTTCCCGGCGCGGTGCTCTGCCTGGCGGAGAAGGTCGACAACCTGACTGGTTGTTTCGGGGTGGGGCTTATCCCCAGCGGATCGGAGGACCCCTATGCCCTGCGGCGCCAGGCGGTGGCCGTTCTCTCCGTGGTGGCGAAGGCGGGCCTGCACCTGGATTTCGCTTCCCTCCTCGCCGTGGCGGCGGAGAGGTTCGGTTTCGCCCGTCCCGATGCGGTGGCCGGGGAGGTGGGCGAGTTCTGCCGGCAGCGGTGGAGGCAGGCGCTCATCGGGGAGGGATTCGATTACGACCTGGTGGCCGCGGTCCTGGACCTGGCCCTCAGGGACCCGTGCGAGGCGCGACTGCGGCTGGAGGCCCTTCAGGAGGCGCGAAACCGGGGCTTGCTGCAGAGGGCCTACACCGGCTTCGAGCGCTGTTACAACCTCTCCAGCCGCTCGGAGGCCGCGGAGCTGGACGTGGATCTGCTACGGGAGGAAGCAGAGCGTAACCTCTATTCCAAGCTCACCTGGGCCCAGGATCCCCTGCGCGGGTACCTGGACGCGGGGGAGTACCAGGCCGCCCTCGGGGTGCTCCTGGAACTGGCCCCGGACATAGACCGCTTCTTCTCCGAGATCTTCGTCATGGGAGAGGACCGGCGGTTGCGCGACAACCGCCTGGCCCTCCTCAAGAAGGTGGCCTCCCTCTTCCTGGAGTTCGCCGATTTCACCCAGGTGGTGACCGAGGGGGAGCGCTGA
- the glyQ gene encoding glycine--tRNA ligase subunit alpha produces MYFQDMIMALQSYWTERGCVLVQPYDVEVGAGTFNPATFLRALGPEPWRVAYVEPSRRPTDGRYAENPNRLHQHTQFQVILKPSPHDVQDVYLDSLRALGIDPAEHDVRFVEDDWESPTLGAWGLGWEVWLDGMEITQFTYFQQVGSLDCRPVSVELTYGMERLAMYVQGVDNVFDLRWNGEFTYGDLQRQAEVEWSIYCFDEADTEMTFQLFDRYEAEAKRLLERGLVLPAYDCVLKCSHLFNILDARGVISVTERTGYIARVRELARGTASAYLAQREALGFPLLREGC; encoded by the coding sequence ATGTACTTCCAGGACATGATCATGGCCCTGCAGTCCTACTGGACGGAGCGCGGCTGCGTGCTGGTGCAGCCCTACGACGTGGAGGTGGGAGCGGGGACCTTCAACCCGGCAACCTTCCTGCGCGCCCTGGGGCCGGAGCCCTGGCGGGTGGCCTACGTGGAGCCCTCGAGGCGCCCCACCGACGGGCGCTACGCGGAGAACCCCAACCGCCTTCACCAGCACACCCAGTTCCAAGTCATCCTCAAGCCCTCCCCCCACGACGTGCAGGACGTCTACCTCGATTCCCTGCGTGCCCTGGGGATTGACCCCGCGGAGCACGACGTGCGCTTCGTGGAGGACGACTGGGAAAGCCCCACCTTGGGGGCCTGGGGGCTGGGGTGGGAGGTCTGGCTGGACGGCATGGAGATCACCCAATTCACCTATTTCCAGCAGGTCGGCTCCCTGGACTGCCGGCCGGTTTCCGTGGAACTCACCTACGGCATGGAGAGGCTGGCCATGTACGTGCAGGGGGTGGACAACGTCTTCGACCTCCGCTGGAACGGGGAGTTTACCTACGGGGACCTGCAGAGGCAGGCGGAGGTGGAGTGGAGCATATACTGCTTCGACGAGGCGGATACGGAGATGACCTTCCAGCTCTTCGACCGCTACGAGGCGGAGGCCAAGAGGCTCCTGGAGAGGGGCCTGGTGCTTCCGGCCTACGACTGCGTGCTCAAGTGTTCCCACCTCTTCAACATCCTGGATGCCCGGGGGGTGATCAGCGTGACCGAGCGTACCGGGTACATCGCCAGGGTTAGGGAGCTGGCCCGGGGGACGGCCTCCGCCTACCTGGCGCAGAGGGAAGCGCTGGGGTTCCCCCTGCTGCGGGAGGGATGCTGA
- a CDS encoding HD domain-containing phosphohydrolase, which yields MFGRRRGTPHGETVMGKPASSPPREDSSPAPEEEIRLFDRGRRDLLYLAVLIALILGIAVVVYAFNLEMLSGLFGSDYFNNFTRVSLALLIVAFVAYLMRRERDYSRQSMRVFEELRRTTDGLRKQMEDLTALLEVSKLVAIADDLHARLEKKMPHMKGHWKRVAFYAVEIARRMELDEDYVRLVERAANLMDIGMLQVAGQLSDAAFRAGELAPADKEMIKRHPLLGAEMLAAIRPNWEIIPIVRGHHEWWNGMGYPDGLKGESIPLGARILSVADAFVAMTSWRGYRDIKEVKEAVKEITTYSGVQFDPRVVNAFLAVMTPRIYGMEGEGEAVEELRLLREINVEPSPPRKAPHPL from the coding sequence ATGTTCGGAAGAAGGAGAGGGACCCCGCACGGGGAGACCGTCATGGGCAAACCAGCTTCCTCGCCGCCCCGGGAAGATTCCTCGCCCGCCCCGGAAGAGGAGATACGGCTTTTCGACAGGGGCAGGAGGGATCTCCTCTACCTGGCCGTGCTCATTGCCCTCATCCTGGGCATCGCCGTGGTGGTCTACGCCTTCAACCTGGAGATGCTCAGCGGCCTTTTCGGCTCCGACTATTTCAACAACTTCACCCGCGTAAGCCTCGCCCTCCTCATCGTGGCCTTCGTCGCCTACCTGATGAGGCGGGAGAGGGATTACAGCCGGCAGTCCATGAGGGTCTTCGAGGAACTGCGCCGCACCACCGACGGCCTCCGCAAGCAGATGGAAGACCTTACCGCCCTGCTGGAGGTCTCCAAGCTGGTGGCCATCGCCGACGACCTCCACGCCAGGCTGGAGAAGAAGATGCCCCACATGAAGGGGCACTGGAAGAGGGTGGCCTTCTACGCTGTGGAGATCGCCCGCCGCATGGAGCTGGACGAGGATTACGTGCGCCTGGTGGAGAGGGCGGCCAACCTCATGGACATCGGCATGCTCCAGGTGGCGGGCCAGCTCTCGGACGCTGCTTTTCGGGCCGGGGAACTGGCGCCCGCGGACAAGGAGATGATAAAGAGGCATCCCTTGCTGGGGGCGGAGATGCTGGCGGCCATCAGGCCCAACTGGGAGATTATCCCCATCGTCCGCGGACATCACGAATGGTGGAACGGGATGGGCTATCCCGACGGGCTGAAGGGGGAATCCATACCCCTCGGGGCGCGCATCCTGAGCGTGGCCGACGCCTTCGTGGCCATGACCTCCTGGAGGGGCTACCGTGACATCAAGGAGGTGAAGGAGGCGGTGAAGGAAATAACCACCTACAGCGGGGTGCAGTTCGACCCCCGGGTGGTGAACGCCTTCCTGGCGGTGATGACTCCCCGCATCTACGGCATGGAGGGCGAGGGGGAAGCGGTGGAGGAGCTAAGGCTCCTGCGGGAGATAAACGTCGAGCCTTCGCCTCCGCGGAAGGCCCCGCATCCCCTGTGA
- a CDS encoding NUDIX hydrolase — MKYGKQVSSGGVLFRPAEGGYEVAVIRLKGGKVHALPKGLVEEGEDPLETAVREVREETGMEGEPVAPLGYVRYYYYSPEEDTRYFKLVHFYLLRYRRGSEEGHDWEVEGVEWMPLDRALQALSYKGEREILEKAAAILERAGKDEGAVNTPETGDGKEATS; from the coding sequence ATGAAATACGGCAAACAGGTCTCCTCGGGAGGAGTCCTTTTCCGCCCCGCCGAAGGCGGATACGAGGTGGCCGTCATCCGGCTGAAGGGAGGGAAGGTACACGCCCTCCCCAAGGGCCTGGTGGAGGAGGGTGAAGACCCCCTGGAAACCGCCGTTCGTGAGGTCCGGGAGGAAACTGGCATGGAGGGAGAGCCGGTGGCTCCCCTGGGCTACGTCCGCTATTACTACTATTCCCCCGAGGAGGATACCCGGTACTTCAAGCTGGTCCACTTCTACCTCCTCCGCTACCGCCGAGGGAGCGAGGAGGGCCACGATTGGGAGGTGGAGGGGGTGGAGTGGATGCCCCTCGACCGGGCCCTTCAGGCCCTTTCCTACAAGGGTGAACGGGAGATATTGGAGAAGGCGGCCGCCATCCTCGAGAGAGCCGGAAAGGACGAGGGAGCGGTAAACACACCGGAGACCGGGGACGGGAAAGAAGCCACCTCATGA
- a CDS encoding DUF488 domain-containing protein: MDGTPEATASKRIFTLGTSTRTLEEFLDVLAAWGIKRVCDVRSFPTSRRYPHFSREALSSYLEDKGLGYRWMGNLLGGYRKGGYRAHMETPEFRKGIEELERAAAEMPSAVVCAELLPWKCHRRFIAEALQSRGWEVVHVIDARRSWTPSRSGSQAAFSLDDSQDNGG; the protein is encoded by the coding sequence GTGGATGGTACACCGGAGGCTACCGCCTCGAAGAGGATCTTCACCCTGGGGACCAGCACGCGGACCCTTGAGGAGTTCCTGGACGTGCTCGCGGCTTGGGGGATCAAACGCGTCTGCGACGTGAGGTCCTTTCCGACCAGCCGGAGGTACCCGCATTTCTCCCGGGAAGCCCTCTCCTCCTACCTGGAGGATAAGGGACTGGGCTACCGCTGGATGGGAAACCTCTTGGGCGGGTACCGCAAGGGCGGCTACCGGGCGCACATGGAGACCCCGGAATTCAGGAAGGGCATCGAGGAGCTGGAGAGGGCAGCGGCGGAGATGCCCTCGGCCGTGGTTTGCGCCGAACTCCTGCCCTGGAAGTGCCACCGGAGGTTCATCGCCGAGGCCCTCCAGAGCCGCGGGTGGGAGGTGGTGCACGTCATCGACGCCCGCCGCTCCTGGACCCCGAGTCGTTCCGGCTCGCAGGCCGCCTTCAGCCTGGATGATTCGCAGGACAACGGCGGTTGA
- a CDS encoding phenylacetate--CoA ligase codes for MAEGGFWKPEMELLSEEEIRNLQLRRLREVLERCGRSPFYREWFREAGFDPGKVSSLADLRALPFMDKETLRGDDPRRFLTVPLEDVVRLHSSSGTTGQATVIFHTARDIEAWTELVARCMYMTGVRRSDVFQNMMGYGLFTGGLGFHYAAERIGALVIPAGSGNSKRQIQLMRDFGTTVIHVIPSYALYLLDVFRELGLDPHRDTSLRIAFIGAEPHTESLRRRLEESYGIKAYNSYGLSEMSGPGVAFECPFQEGMHVWEDSFLLEVIDPETLEPVPEGEEGELVFTTLHREGMPLLRYRTHDLARVFPGPCRCGRAHRRISRIKGRTDDMFIVKGVNVFPMQVERVLLGVLGVGSNYRIVLETVENRDEMRVQVEVSGDLWHGEVRELNQLRRRIVQELRQEILVTPQVELMEPGSLPAGEGKAVRVVDMRDHARGD; via the coding sequence ATGGCCGAGGGAGGGTTCTGGAAACCGGAGATGGAGCTCCTATCCGAGGAGGAGATACGGAACCTGCAGCTGCGTCGGCTGCGGGAAGTGCTGGAGCGCTGTGGCAGGAGTCCCTTCTACAGGGAATGGTTCCGGGAGGCGGGATTCGATCCCGGCAAGGTGAGCTCCCTCGCCGACCTGCGGGCCCTGCCCTTTATGGACAAGGAGACCCTGCGCGGGGATGACCCGCGGCGCTTCCTCACCGTCCCCCTGGAGGACGTGGTGCGCCTTCATTCCTCCTCGGGCACCACCGGGCAGGCCACGGTCATCTTCCATACCGCCCGGGACATCGAGGCCTGGACGGAGCTGGTGGCCCGGTGCATGTATATGACCGGGGTACGCCGCTCGGATGTCTTCCAGAACATGATGGGGTACGGGCTCTTCACTGGGGGCCTCGGCTTTCACTACGCCGCGGAGAGGATCGGCGCTCTGGTCATCCCGGCGGGCTCGGGAAACAGCAAGCGCCAGATACAGCTGATGCGGGACTTCGGGACCACGGTCATCCACGTCATCCCCAGCTACGCCCTCTACCTCCTGGATGTCTTCCGCGAGCTCGGCCTGGATCCGCATCGGGACACCAGCTTGCGCATCGCCTTCATCGGCGCCGAACCCCACACGGAGAGCCTGCGCCGCCGACTGGAGGAATCCTATGGAATCAAGGCCTATAACTCCTACGGGCTCTCGGAGATGAGCGGACCCGGGGTGGCCTTCGAGTGCCCCTTCCAGGAGGGGATGCACGTCTGGGAGGACAGCTTCCTCCTGGAGGTCATCGACCCTGAGACCCTGGAGCCCGTGCCCGAGGGCGAGGAGGGCGAGCTGGTCTTCACCACCCTGCACCGGGAGGGCATGCCCCTCCTGCGCTACCGTACCCACGACCTGGCCCGCGTCTTCCCTGGGCCCTGCCGCTGCGGGCGGGCACACCGCCGCATCTCCCGAATCAAGGGGCGCACGGACGACATGTTCATCGTCAAGGGGGTCAACGTCTTCCCCATGCAGGTAGAGAGGGTGCTCCTGGGGGTCCTGGGAGTGGGTTCCAATTACCGCATCGTGCTGGAGACGGTGGAGAACCGGGACGAGATGCGCGTCCAGGTGGAGGTCTCCGGCGATCTCTGGCATGGCGAGGTGAGGGAATTGAACCAGCTGCGCCGCCGCATCGTGCAGGAGCTGCGCCAGGAGATACTGGTGACCCCGCAGGTGGAGCTCATGGAGCCGGGTTCCCTACCCGCCGGGGAGGGGAAGGCGGTACGGGTGGTGGACATGCGGGACCACGCGAGGGGGGATTGA
- a CDS encoding flavodoxin family protein, with amino-acid sequence MYILAVNGSPNRKGNTAFLLEKVLEAAREEGVDGKIIHVMDVVKDQENPFCVACSSPCKEACHAKSAALHEACEALEGAAAVVLGSPVYFGTVSAQLKAFWDKTRAVRSRKSLVGKPAAAVSVGAARFGGQETTLKALHDMLMIQGMSVVGEGTQDDDAGHQGVCAQKPAQEDSFALERARILGKRLAREAKRAAG; translated from the coding sequence ATGTATATCCTGGCCGTCAACGGAAGCCCCAACCGCAAGGGGAACACCGCCTTCCTCCTGGAGAAGGTCCTGGAGGCGGCCCGGGAGGAGGGGGTAGATGGAAAAATTATCCATGTGATGGATGTTGTGAAGGACCAGGAGAACCCCTTCTGCGTGGCCTGTTCCAGCCCCTGCAAGGAGGCCTGCCACGCAAAGTCCGCGGCGCTCCATGAGGCCTGCGAGGCCCTGGAGGGGGCGGCGGCGGTGGTTCTCGGAAGCCCGGTTTACTTCGGGACCGTTTCCGCCCAGCTGAAGGCCTTCTGGGACAAGACCCGCGCCGTCCGTTCCCGCAAATCCCTGGTGGGAAAGCCGGCAGCGGCGGTGAGCGTGGGAGCGGCCCGCTTTGGAGGCCAGGAGACCACCCTCAAGGCCCTCCATGACATGCTCATGATCCAGGGGATGAGCGTCGTGGGGGAGGGAACGCAGGACGATGATGCCGGGCACCAGGGAGTGTGCGCCCAGAAGCCGGCCCAGGAGGACTCCTTCGCCCTGGAGAGGGCGCGCATCCTGGGTAAGCGCCTGGCCCGCGAGGCGAAGAGGGCGGCGGGATGA
- the ppdK gene encoding pyruvate, phosphate dikinase, whose protein sequence is MTKYVYDFDEGDAGMKKLLGGKGSNLAEMTRLGLPVPPGFTITTEACNYYTAQGEYPPGLQEEINEHLRRLEEKMGKRLGDKEDPLLVSVRSGAAISMPGMMDTVLNLGLNDESVKGLAAQTGDERFAYDAYRRFIQMFADIVMGVDRDLFEERINEKKKERGVTQDVELTAEDWKELVEEFKAIVREKARRDFPSDPREQLDLAIRAVFRSWNNPRAITYRKQYDIPDDLGTAVNVQTMVFGNKGEDSATGVCFTRDPSTGEKRRFGEYLVNAQGEDVVAGIRTPKSLDQLAEEMPELYRELTSVMDKLEKHYRDMQDIEFTIEQKKLYMLQTRTGKRTAAAALKIAVDMVEEGLITKEEAVARVQPEQLDQLLHPRLDPDAKYDVIARGLPASPGAAVGEVVFDADTAEVRGSRGEKVILVRWETTPDDIHGIIAAQGVLTSHGGMTSHAAVVARGMGKPCICGAEAIKINQAERIFEVNGLVVREGDVITIDGTSGKVILGEVKLIEPKVDVNLEKILAWATEIRRLGVRTNADTPEDAKRAREFGAEGIGLCRIEHMLIGEDRLPIVRRMILAETEEEREEALMELEPLLRRDFEAILEIMDGLPVTIRLLDPPLHEFLPDLTELRVELERLKHVPGEREEYEAKEKLLARVRAEAEANPMLGLRGCRVGCTMGGVTEAQVRAIIKAACDLKKQGKDPRVEIMVPLVAFRKELEIEREKIIRVAEGVKEAMEVDLDYQVGTMIELPRAALTADQIGEVADFFSFGTNDLTQTTLGFSRDDAEAKFLPQYIEEGILTDNPFQTLDVEGVGKLVRMACELSRKVNPKIKLGICGEHGGDPRSIKFCHEVGLDYVSCSPFRVPVAILAAAHAALGDVQDATK, encoded by the coding sequence ATGACCAAGTATGTGTACGACTTCGACGAAGGCGATGCGGGGATGAAGAAACTCCTCGGCGGGAAGGGGTCCAACCTGGCGGAGATGACCAGGCTGGGACTGCCCGTGCCGCCCGGGTTCACCATTACCACCGAGGCCTGCAATTACTATACAGCGCAGGGCGAATATCCCCCGGGCCTGCAGGAGGAGATCAACGAGCACCTCCGCCGCCTGGAGGAGAAGATGGGCAAGAGGCTGGGCGACAAGGAGGACCCCCTCCTGGTCTCCGTGCGCTCCGGAGCGGCCATTTCCATGCCCGGGATGATGGATACCGTCCTCAACCTGGGTCTCAACGACGAGTCGGTGAAGGGCCTGGCCGCCCAAACCGGCGACGAGCGCTTCGCCTACGATGCCTATCGCCGCTTCATCCAGATGTTCGCGGACATCGTCATGGGGGTGGACAGAGACCTCTTCGAGGAGAGGATAAACGAGAAGAAGAAGGAACGCGGCGTGACCCAGGACGTGGAGCTGACGGCGGAGGACTGGAAGGAGTTGGTAGAGGAGTTCAAGGCCATCGTGCGGGAGAAGGCCAGGCGGGATTTCCCATCCGACCCCCGCGAGCAGCTGGACCTGGCCATCCGGGCCGTATTCAGGTCATGGAACAACCCCCGTGCCATCACCTACCGCAAGCAGTACGACATACCCGACGACCTGGGAACGGCGGTCAATGTGCAGACCATGGTCTTCGGGAACAAGGGTGAGGACTCGGCCACCGGAGTCTGCTTCACCCGCGACCCCTCCACTGGGGAGAAGCGCCGCTTCGGCGAGTACCTGGTAAACGCCCAGGGCGAGGACGTGGTGGCCGGGATCCGCACCCCCAAGAGCCTGGACCAGCTGGCGGAGGAGATGCCCGAGCTCTACCGGGAGCTCACCTCAGTCATGGACAAGCTGGAGAAGCACTACCGGGACATGCAGGACATCGAGTTCACCATCGAGCAGAAGAAGCTGTACATGCTGCAGACCCGGACGGGCAAGCGCACCGCGGCCGCTGCCCTGAAGATCGCCGTGGACATGGTGGAGGAGGGACTCATCACCAAGGAGGAGGCGGTGGCCCGGGTACAGCCCGAGCAGCTTGACCAGCTCCTCCATCCCCGGCTGGACCCTGATGCCAAGTACGATGTAATCGCCAGGGGCCTGCCCGCCTCCCCGGGTGCGGCGGTGGGAGAGGTGGTCTTCGACGCCGATACCGCCGAGGTGCGCGGCTCTCGCGGCGAGAAGGTCATCCTGGTGCGCTGGGAGACCACCCCCGACGATATCCACGGCATCATCGCCGCGCAGGGCGTGCTCACCAGCCACGGGGGAATGACCAGCCACGCCGCGGTGGTGGCCCGGGGCATGGGAAAGCCCTGCATCTGCGGTGCGGAGGCCATCAAGATCAACCAGGCGGAGAGGATCTTCGAGGTCAACGGGCTGGTGGTCCGGGAGGGCGACGTCATCACCATCGACGGGACCTCGGGGAAGGTCATCCTGGGGGAGGTGAAGCTCATCGAGCCCAAGGTGGACGTCAACCTGGAGAAGATCCTGGCCTGGGCCACCGAGATACGCCGCCTGGGCGTGCGCACCAACGCTGACACTCCCGAGGACGCCAAGCGCGCCCGCGAATTCGGCGCCGAGGGCATCGGGCTCTGCCGCATCGAGCACATGCTCATCGGGGAGGACCGATTGCCCATCGTGAGGCGCATGATCCTGGCCGAGACCGAGGAGGAAAGGGAGGAGGCCCTCATGGAGCTGGAGCCCCTCCTGCGCCGCGACTTCGAGGCCATCCTAGAGATCATGGACGGACTCCCGGTGACCATCCGCCTCCTGGATCCTCCCCTGCACGAGTTCCTCCCCGACCTCACCGAGCTGCGCGTAGAGCTGGAACGCCTCAAGCACGTGCCGGGGGAGAGGGAGGAGTACGAGGCCAAGGAGAAACTGCTGGCGCGGGTGCGCGCCGAGGCGGAGGCCAACCCCATGCTCGGGCTGCGCGGCTGCCGCGTGGGCTGCACCATGGGCGGGGTCACCGAGGCCCAGGTGCGGGCCATCATCAAGGCCGCCTGCGACCTCAAGAAGCAGGGCAAGGACCCGAGGGTGGAGATAATGGTCCCCCTGGTGGCCTTCCGCAAGGAGCTGGAGATCGAGCGGGAGAAGATAATCCGGGTGGCCGAGGGAGTCAAGGAGGCCATGGAGGTGGACCTGGACTACCAGGTGGGCACCATGATCGAGCTTCCCCGCGCCGCCCTGACCGCCGACCAGATCGGGGAGGTGGCCGATTTCTTCTCCTTCGGGACCAACGACCTCACCCAGACCACCCTGGGGTTCAGCCGCGACGACGCCGAGGCCAAGTTCCTGCCCCAGTACATCGAGGAGGGCATCCTCACCGACAATCCCTTCCAGACCCTGGACGTTGAGGGGGTGGGCAAGCTGGTGCGCATGGCCTGCGAGCTCTCCCGGAAGGTCAATCCGAAGATAAAGCTGGGGATCTGCGGCGAGCACGGCGGGGATCCCCGCAGCATCAAGTTCTGCCACGAGGTGGGCCTGGACTACGTGAGCTGTTCCCCCTTCCGCGTGCCGGTGGCCATCCTGGCCGCCGCCCACGCCGCCCTGGGGGACGTGCAGGACGCCACCAAGTAA
- a CDS encoding ACT domain-containing protein, protein MAHQVNVFARNQPGRLEKLTQVLMEENVNIRAITIAGADDYGVVKLLVDDPRRAHEALRKEGFSAYLKEVIAVLMDDRPGGLHRVCRALGERGVNIEDAYGFVVQDRRTAVLVVEVEKIPEAEEVLRAGGFELMSDEELYSI, encoded by the coding sequence ATGGCGCACCAGGTCAACGTCTTCGCCCGGAACCAGCCCGGACGGCTGGAGAAGCTCACCCAGGTTCTCATGGAGGAAAACGTGAACATCCGGGCTATCACCATCGCCGGCGCCGACGATTACGGGGTGGTGAAGCTCCTGGTGGACGACCCGCGCCGGGCCCACGAGGCCCTGCGGAAGGAGGGCTTTTCCGCCTACCTCAAGGAGGTCATCGCAGTGCTCATGGACGACCGCCCCGGCGGCCTGCACCGCGTCTGCCGCGCCCTGGGCGAGAGGGGGGTAAACATAGAGGACGCCTACGGTTTCGTGGTCCAGGACCGCCGCACCGCCGTGCTGGTGGTGGAGGTGGAGAAGATCCCCGAGGCCGAGGAGGTCCTCCGGGCGGGTGGCTTCGAGCTGATGAGCGACGAGGAGCTCTATTCCATTTAG